Proteins from a single region of Labedella gwakjiensis:
- the cydD gene encoding thiol reductant ABC exporter subunit CydD translates to MRPLDPRLVRYASAARTFLALGGVIAVAQALSVVAFAWLVTEAVTGAIAGRGLDDLSATLIALGLVVAVRAVLALLQEAVAARGAALVKSQLRSRVLDAVTTLGPGWLGERRSAEIATVIGRGIDALDGYFARYLPQLLLTAIVTPIVLIAVFSQDLLSAVILAVCLPIIPVFMILIGWATQSMQKRQWSELTALSTAFDDTIGGLSTLKAYGRQHRQVDRLRDITRRFRQRTMAVLRVSFLSSFALELASSLAVALVAVTIGLRLVSGEIDLVSGLFILLLAPEFFLPIRQVGVNYHAAAEGVEAADRVFEILDDARAAAPVRDTGSTPTAGERGLTFRDVRIAYDSDSSSGRTVVDGFSADVAPGVLTVLSGPSGSGKSSLVSALLGFVPFAGAIRAAGHDAVGGAAREALAWSGQAPTLFAGTIAENVALGDSTPSTDRVTEALSIAALEHLDPATPLGERGTGLSGGQSQRVAIARAVYRVLDSDERVLVLDEPSAALDHETEARLVANLVRFSRTGRAVLVVSHREAFIGRADVVVQLAPADSRVVAGAP, encoded by the coding sequence GTGCGCCCCCTCGATCCCCGTCTCGTGCGGTACGCATCCGCCGCACGGACCTTCCTCGCGCTCGGCGGCGTCATCGCGGTAGCACAAGCGCTCTCGGTCGTCGCGTTCGCCTGGCTCGTCACCGAAGCGGTGACGGGCGCGATCGCCGGGCGCGGCCTGGACGACCTGAGTGCCACGCTCATCGCGCTCGGTCTCGTCGTCGCGGTGCGCGCGGTCCTCGCGCTCCTGCAGGAGGCCGTGGCGGCCAGAGGGGCCGCTCTCGTCAAGTCGCAGCTCCGGTCGCGTGTGCTCGATGCGGTCACGACGCTCGGACCCGGCTGGCTCGGGGAACGGCGCTCCGCCGAGATCGCGACCGTCATCGGGCGAGGCATCGATGCTCTCGACGGCTACTTCGCACGGTACCTGCCGCAACTCCTCCTCACGGCCATCGTCACCCCGATCGTTCTGATCGCCGTCTTCTCGCAGGATCTCCTCTCAGCCGTCATCCTCGCCGTCTGCCTGCCGATCATCCCGGTATTCATGATCCTCATCGGCTGGGCGACGCAGTCCATGCAGAAGCGCCAGTGGAGCGAGCTCACCGCGCTCTCGACGGCGTTCGATGACACGATCGGCGGTCTGTCCACTCTCAAGGCTTACGGGCGCCAGCACCGACAGGTCGATCGGCTCCGCGACATCACACGACGCTTCCGTCAGCGCACGATGGCCGTGCTGCGCGTGTCCTTCCTGTCGAGCTTCGCCCTCGAGCTCGCATCGAGCCTCGCCGTCGCGCTCGTCGCGGTCACGATCGGGTTGCGGCTCGTCTCGGGAGAGATCGACCTCGTGTCTGGACTGTTCATCCTCCTGTTGGCACCGGAGTTCTTCCTGCCCATCCGCCAGGTCGGCGTCAACTACCATGCGGCCGCCGAGGGGGTCGAAGCCGCTGACCGCGTCTTCGAGATCCTCGACGACGCCCGCGCCGCGGCACCCGTCCGTGACACCGGCTCGACGCCCACGGCGGGGGAGCGCGGACTGACGTTCCGCGACGTCCGGATCGCCTACGACTCCGACTCGTCGTCCGGACGGACCGTCGTCGACGGGTTCTCGGCGGACGTCGCGCCTGGCGTGCTCACCGTCCTGTCCGGACCGAGCGGCTCGGGTAAGTCCAGTCTCGTCTCGGCCCTGCTCGGATTCGTCCCCTTCGCGGGCGCGATCCGTGCAGCGGGGCATGACGCCGTCGGCGGCGCCGCACGCGAGGCCCTCGCGTGGAGCGGTCAGGCGCCGACGCTCTTCGCCGGAACGATCGCGGAGAACGTCGCGCTCGGCGACTCGACCCCGTCGACCGACCGCGTCACCGAGGCGCTGTCGATCGCTGCTCTCGAGCATCTGGATCCGGCGACTCCGCTCGGAGAGCGCGGAACCGGACTCTCCGGCGGTCAGTCGCAGCGCGTGGCGATCGCCCGGGCGGTCTACCGCGTCCTCGACTCCGATGAGCGGGTGCTCGTCCTCGACGAGCCGAGTGCCGCGCTCGACCACGAGACCGAGGCCCGGCTCGTGGCCAACCTCGTCCGGTTCAGCCGGACGGGTCGGGCCGTGCTCGTCGTCTCTCACCGCGAGGCCTTCATCGGGCGGGCCGACGTCGTCGTCCAGCTCGCTCCGGCGGACTCCCGCGTCGTGGCGGGTGCGCCGTGA
- the cydB gene encoding cytochrome d ubiquinol oxidase subunit II: MDLPTLWFWIVAALFVGYFVLDGFDFGVGMSLPFLGKDDTDRRVLINTIGPVWDLNETWVIVAGAAIFAAFPEWYATLFSGFYLALLLILLALIIRGVSFEYRHQRPELAWKRRFDLMITVGSAVPAFLWGVAFANIVQGVPLDADHNFTGTFFSLLNPYALLGGLTTLLLFFTHGVYFVALKTDGEIRARARRLGVRASILTIMVAAGFLAWTVLAFGTLLGTAFAAVAAVALIGSAIANGRGREGTAFALMAVTIAAAVLALFSSLFPAVMPASNDVANSLTIANASSSTYTLTIMSWTALIFLPLVLAYQAWTYWTFRKRITRAHIDAAAH; this comes from the coding sequence ATGGATCTGCCCACACTCTGGTTCTGGATCGTCGCAGCCCTGTTCGTCGGCTACTTCGTCCTCGACGGCTTCGACTTCGGCGTCGGCATGTCGCTGCCCTTCCTCGGGAAGGACGACACCGACCGCCGCGTGCTCATCAACACGATCGGTCCCGTCTGGGACCTCAACGAGACGTGGGTGATCGTCGCCGGAGCGGCGATCTTCGCGGCCTTCCCCGAGTGGTACGCGACGCTGTTCTCGGGGTTCTATCTCGCACTCCTGCTGATCCTGCTGGCACTCATCATCCGCGGAGTGTCGTTCGAATACCGGCACCAGCGACCGGAGCTCGCCTGGAAGCGTCGATTCGATCTGATGATCACGGTCGGATCGGCCGTTCCGGCCTTCCTCTGGGGTGTTGCGTTCGCGAACATCGTGCAGGGTGTCCCTCTCGACGCCGACCACAACTTCACCGGGACGTTCTTCTCCCTCCTGAACCCCTATGCGCTGCTCGGAGGGCTCACGACCCTGCTCCTGTTCTTCACGCACGGGGTCTACTTCGTCGCGCTCAAGACGGACGGTGAGATCCGGGCCCGCGCACGCCGGCTCGGAGTGCGCGCGAGCATCCTCACGATCATGGTCGCCGCCGGCTTCCTCGCGTGGACGGTCCTCGCCTTCGGCACGCTGCTCGGAACGGCGTTCGCCGCGGTGGCCGCCGTCGCACTCATCGGCTCGGCGATCGCGAACGGGCGCGGGCGGGAGGGGACGGCGTTCGCCCTCATGGCCGTCACGATCGCGGCAGCCGTACTCGCGCTCTTCTCCAGTCTGTTCCCCGCCGTCATGCCGGCGTCGAACGACGTGGCCAACTCCCTGACGATCGCCAACGCGTCGAGCAGCACCTACACGCTCACGATCATGTCGTGGACCGCCCTGATCTTCCTGCCCCTCGTCCTGGCCTACCAGGCGTGGACGTACTGGACCTTCCGCAAGCGGATCACGCGCGCTCACATCGACGCGGCAGCGCACTAG
- a CDS encoding cytochrome ubiquinol oxidase subunit I yields MEDLLDPLALSRWQFGLTTIYHFLFVPITIGMASVVAVYQTMWVRTGKIVYLQLVHFLGKIFLINFAMGVVTGIVQEFQFGMNWSNYSRFVGDVFGAPLALEGLLAFFLEATFIGLWIFGWDKLPPKLHLVTIWAVAVGTILSAYFIIAANAFMQNPVGYTINEAKGRAELVDIGAVLTNPVALAAFPHTILAAFMVTAGVMIAVAAWHLKRNQNIETMRPTLKFGLWLMVGAFAGTALSGDQLSLVMVDTQPMKMAAAEAMYNTSTGADASFSIFTLGTPDGVHELFSIRIPYLLSFLSTHTFDGTVEGINDLQAQYVQLYGPGDYTPVIWVTYWAFRWMIGLGAAHALVAVVGLWLTRKGRTPTAKWVWTIAIWASPMSLLAMSVGWVFTEMGRQPWIVFSLMKTSDAVSPNVSGLEVLISIIAFTIVYGILAVVEFRLILKTAQKGPEPIELEGDDPEDPAAKPIVRATVY; encoded by the coding sequence GTGGAGGACCTGCTCGACCCGCTCGCCCTGTCGAGGTGGCAGTTCGGCCTGACGACGATCTATCACTTCCTCTTCGTACCGATCACCATCGGCATGGCGAGCGTCGTCGCCGTCTACCAGACCATGTGGGTCCGCACCGGCAAGATCGTCTACCTGCAGCTGGTCCACTTCCTCGGCAAGATCTTCCTGATCAACTTCGCGATGGGCGTCGTCACGGGGATCGTGCAGGAGTTCCAGTTCGGGATGAACTGGTCCAACTATTCGCGATTCGTCGGCGACGTCTTCGGCGCTCCTCTCGCACTCGAGGGGCTCCTCGCGTTCTTCCTGGAGGCGACCTTCATCGGCCTCTGGATCTTCGGCTGGGACAAGCTGCCGCCGAAGCTCCACCTCGTGACGATCTGGGCCGTGGCCGTCGGCACGATCCTGTCGGCGTACTTCATCATCGCCGCGAACGCGTTCATGCAGAACCCCGTCGGCTACACGATCAACGAAGCGAAGGGGCGCGCAGAGCTCGTCGACATCGGAGCGGTGCTGACGAATCCGGTCGCCCTCGCCGCGTTCCCCCACACGATCCTCGCGGCGTTCATGGTGACGGCCGGCGTCATGATCGCCGTTGCGGCCTGGCACCTCAAGCGCAACCAGAACATCGAGACGATGCGACCCACCCTGAAGTTCGGTCTGTGGCTGATGGTCGGCGCCTTCGCCGGTACGGCGCTCTCCGGCGACCAGTTGAGCCTCGTGATGGTGGATACGCAGCCGATGAAGATGGCGGCGGCCGAGGCGATGTACAACACGTCGACGGGCGCCGACGCGTCCTTCTCGATCTTCACGCTCGGAACACCGGACGGCGTGCACGAGCTGTTCTCCATCCGCATCCCGTACCTGCTCTCTTTCCTGTCGACCCACACCTTCGACGGGACCGTCGAGGGCATCAACGACCTCCAGGCGCAGTACGTCCAGCTCTACGGTCCCGGCGACTACACCCCCGTCATCTGGGTCACCTACTGGGCGTTCCGCTGGATGATCGGCCTCGGCGCCGCCCACGCCCTCGTCGCCGTCGTCGGCCTCTGGCTCACCCGCAAGGGACGCACGCCGACCGCGAAGTGGGTCTGGACGATCGCCATCTGGGCCTCGCCGATGTCGCTCCTCGCCATGAGCGTCGGGTGGGTCTTCACCGAGATGGGACGTCAGCCCTGGATCGTCTTCTCCCTCATGAAGACCTCCGACGCGGTGTCGCCCAACGTCTCGGGGCTCGAGGTGCTCATCTCGATCATCGCGTTCACGATCGTCTACGGCATCCTCGCCGTCGTCGAGTTCCGGCTGATCCTGAAGACCGCGCAGAAGGGGCCGGAGCCCATCGAGCTCGAGGGGGACGACCCCGAGGACCCCGCTGCCAAGCCCATCGTCCGAGCCACCGTCTACTAG
- a CDS encoding BlaI/MecI/CopY family transcriptional regulator yields MAQLGELERSIMDALWAAEGSLSATELQETLEERARDTSGKQLAVTTVLTVLSRLEHKGLVVRDRTVRPHLYKASSSHADHTADLMHEILGSSTDRSEVLARFLGQVSPEEAAALRGLLDRPRDGGAPE; encoded by the coding sequence ATGGCACAACTGGGCGAGCTCGAGCGCAGCATCATGGACGCTCTCTGGGCGGCGGAGGGATCCCTCTCGGCCACCGAACTTCAGGAGACGTTGGAAGAGCGCGCGCGCGACACCAGCGGCAAACAGCTCGCCGTCACGACCGTGCTCACCGTGCTCTCGCGCCTCGAGCACAAGGGGCTCGTCGTGCGCGACCGCACCGTGCGCCCGCACCTGTACAAGGCGTCGTCGAGCCACGCCGACCACACGGCCGATCTCATGCACGAGATCCTCGGTTCGTCGACCGATCGGAGCGAGGTCCTCGCCCGCTTCCTCGGACAGGTGAGCCCAGAGGAGGCCGCGGCTCTCCGCGGACTCCTGGATCGCCCGCGCGACGGCGGCGCCCCCGAGTGA
- a CDS encoding M56 family metallopeptidase — MIAFTIVLAVLAWALAWPIPARLSRASWPSRAPSTALFLWQSIALTGGLSMIGSLLLFGLSAYGDSPLEALSALVDETLAGRIPEGATIFQVGSLSFAVLLTGHLLLNLASTFVRTERQRRRHLDLVTLLSDPVPGEPGTRRLDHPAPVAYCLPGAFRSVTVLSDGLLELLDRDELRAVLEHERAHLQQQHALVLLSFRSWGNALPWFPIAHLAEIAVEALVEFIADDHARTVVDSRQLASAIALIGSAGAPAAPADVDSPARDYRVDTRVATTRIRRLVDGPPPLDRGRRSAIMAGAIALLLLPLALLLTFSLVA, encoded by the coding sequence ATGATCGCGTTCACGATCGTCCTGGCTGTTCTGGCATGGGCTCTCGCATGGCCCATCCCCGCCCGACTCTCGCGAGCGAGCTGGCCGTCGCGAGCACCCAGCACGGCCTTGTTCCTGTGGCAGTCCATCGCGCTCACCGGTGGGCTCTCGATGATCGGCTCGCTCCTCCTGTTCGGCCTCTCCGCCTACGGCGATTCTCCGCTCGAGGCGCTCTCGGCCCTCGTCGACGAGACTCTCGCCGGCCGGATCCCCGAGGGCGCCACCATCTTCCAGGTGGGGTCCCTGAGCTTCGCCGTCCTCCTGACGGGCCATCTCCTCCTGAACCTCGCGTCCACCTTCGTCCGCACCGAGCGCCAGCGCCGTCGTCACCTCGACCTCGTGACACTGCTGAGCGATCCCGTGCCGGGCGAGCCGGGAACACGCCGACTCGACCACCCGGCGCCCGTCGCGTACTGCCTCCCCGGCGCGTTCCGGTCCGTCACCGTCCTCTCCGACGGGCTCCTCGAGCTCCTCGATCGAGACGAGCTCCGTGCCGTCCTCGAGCACGAGCGCGCGCACCTCCAGCAGCAGCACGCCCTCGTCCTCCTGAGCTTCCGGTCCTGGGGCAATGCCCTGCCGTGGTTCCCCATCGCTCACCTCGCCGAGATCGCCGTGGAGGCCCTGGTCGAATTCATCGCCGACGATCACGCGCGGACCGTGGTGGACAGCCGGCAACTGGCGAGCGCCATCGCACTCATCGGCTCCGCCGGCGCTCCGGCCGCCCCCGCCGACGTCGACTCGCCCGCGCGCGACTATCGCGTCGACACCCGGGTGGCGACGACCCGTATCCGTCGTCTCGTCGACGGGCCCCCGCCCCTGGATCGGGGACGACGGAGCGCCATCATGGCTGGTGCGATCGCCCTCCTCCTGCTGCCCCTCGCACTCCTGCTCACCTTCAGCCTCGTCGCGTAG
- a CDS encoding DedA family protein — MNDALTWILDAVGSVDPVVRTIIAGIGILLETSILVGLIVPGDSIVIVASTGVDSRIEYWSLVIAVIVGSLAGESIGFALGRFFGPRIRSSRLGRRIGEHNWVRAETYLARRGGIAVFVSRFLPVLHSLIPLTVGMSAMSYRRFISWTAPACVIWALAYVSIGSAAAGGYRELSDRLHYAGYLFVAVIVAFLLVVMLVRKLLARAEARHMRRTAGTADSDDDTV, encoded by the coding sequence GTGAACGACGCGCTGACCTGGATCCTCGACGCCGTCGGCAGCGTCGATCCGGTCGTCCGCACGATCATCGCCGGTATCGGAATCCTGCTCGAGACGAGCATCCTCGTCGGGCTCATCGTGCCGGGTGACTCGATCGTCATCGTGGCGAGTACGGGCGTCGACTCTCGGATCGAGTACTGGTCCCTCGTGATCGCCGTCATCGTCGGATCCCTTGCGGGTGAGAGCATCGGCTTCGCACTCGGGCGCTTCTTCGGTCCTCGCATCCGGTCATCGCGCCTCGGTCGCCGCATCGGCGAGCACAACTGGGTGCGCGCGGAAACCTATCTCGCGCGTCGTGGCGGCATCGCCGTCTTCGTCTCCCGGTTCCTCCCCGTCCTCCACTCGCTCATCCCCCTCACGGTCGGCATGAGCGCCATGAGCTACCGCCGATTCATCTCCTGGACCGCTCCGGCGTGCGTCATCTGGGCCCTCGCGTATGTGTCGATCGGCTCGGCAGCAGCCGGTGGCTACCGCGAGCTCTCCGATCGGCTGCACTACGCCGGCTATCTCTTCGTCGCCGTGATCGTCGCCTTCCTGCTCGTCGTGATGCTCGTTCGGAAGCTTCTCGCGCGGGCTGAGGCACGCCACATGCGGAGAACCGCCGGTACGGCCGACTCCGACGACGACACCGTCTGA
- a CDS encoding App1 family protein: protein MAPTPEGTLPSALATRLHRAARIDDAFLAWRHGRGVKRGLVPTVIPFAGYGSTTWVRVLCRVLLAKPEVEDEPERSLRGWRSFTSIPVVSSTVTVRVGETEHTVVADRGGLVDAVVQAELPPGWQRISLSADGSEPVEAPVFIVAPDVRFGILSDIDDTVMVTALPRPFVAAWNTFVLDEHARTPVAGMAVLYERIMRDHEGAPMIYLSTGAWNVAPTLTRFLSRNLYPDGAILLTDWGPTPERIFRSGREHKRTNLLRLAEEFPDISWLLVGDDGQHDEDLYGDFAANHPENVRAVAIRQLSASEAVLAGGRSKAEEHGGDSPPWVYAPDGAGLLERLSRHGIE from the coding sequence GTGGCACCGACCCCCGAAGGCACCCTTCCCAGCGCACTCGCGACGAGGCTCCACCGAGCGGCGCGCATCGACGACGCGTTTCTCGCCTGGCGACACGGCCGCGGTGTGAAACGCGGGCTCGTTCCCACCGTCATCCCGTTCGCCGGATACGGGTCCACGACCTGGGTCCGCGTCCTCTGCCGCGTTCTGCTCGCGAAGCCTGAGGTCGAGGACGAGCCGGAACGCTCCCTCCGCGGCTGGCGCAGCTTCACGAGCATTCCTGTCGTCTCGAGCACGGTGACCGTGCGCGTCGGCGAGACGGAGCACACCGTCGTCGCCGATCGCGGCGGACTCGTCGACGCCGTCGTGCAGGCGGAGTTGCCTCCTGGGTGGCAGCGGATCTCGCTGAGCGCCGACGGATCGGAACCGGTCGAAGCGCCCGTCTTCATCGTGGCGCCTGACGTACGGTTCGGGATCCTCTCCGACATCGACGACACGGTGATGGTCACGGCCCTCCCCCGGCCCTTCGTGGCCGCGTGGAACACGTTTGTCCTCGACGAGCATGCGCGCACGCCCGTCGCGGGGATGGCCGTGCTCTACGAGCGCATCATGCGCGATCACGAGGGCGCCCCGATGATCTACCTGTCCACCGGTGCGTGGAACGTCGCCCCCACTCTCACGCGCTTCCTGTCCCGGAACCTCTACCCGGACGGGGCGATCCTTCTCACGGACTGGGGACCGACGCCGGAGCGGATCTTCCGATCGGGTCGCGAGCACAAGCGCACGAACCTGCTCCGGCTCGCCGAGGAGTTCCCTGATATCTCCTGGCTGCTCGTGGGTGACGACGGACAGCACGACGAAGACCTCTACGGCGACTTCGCCGCGAACCACCCGGAGAACGTCAGAGCTGTGGCCATCCGGCAGCTCTCGGCGTCGGAAGCCGTGTTGGCCGGTGGTCGCTCCAAGGCGGAGGAGCACGGCGGAGACTCACCGCCGTGGGTCTACGCACCGGACGGAGCCGGACTGCTCGAGCGACTGTCTCGCCACGGGATCGAGTGA
- a CDS encoding SOS response-associated peptidase — MCGRYAVAKESNELLTIFDVDRPGEDLPGPNFNIAPTTRVPVVIESADDDGTVATRLEGARWGLVPSWAKDPSMGARMFNARIESAAVRPAFRQSVRSRRALVPATGYYEWRTSAAGKQPYFIRPDDGALFSFAALYSWWRDPAAADDDPARWLLSTSIMTRASSGALSDIHDRMPVMLSDDVAETWIDPSTAGDASLLDRVLEASDSVVAGVAFHPVSKAVGNVANTGRELMDPVDPSDGQ; from the coding sequence GTGTGCGGGCGATACGCGGTGGCCAAGGAGTCGAACGAACTCCTCACGATCTTCGATGTCGATCGACCGGGAGAGGACCTCCCCGGTCCCAATTTCAACATCGCCCCGACCACACGGGTACCCGTGGTGATCGAGTCGGCGGACGACGACGGCACCGTCGCGACGCGTCTCGAGGGTGCTCGGTGGGGGCTCGTCCCATCGTGGGCCAAGGATCCGTCGATGGGAGCGCGGATGTTCAACGCCCGCATCGAGTCGGCGGCCGTTAGACCGGCGTTCCGTCAGTCCGTCCGTTCGAGGCGCGCGCTCGTCCCCGCCACGGGCTACTACGAGTGGCGGACGAGCGCCGCGGGCAAGCAGCCGTACTTCATCCGACCGGACGACGGCGCACTGTTCTCGTTCGCGGCCCTGTACTCCTGGTGGCGGGATCCCGCCGCTGCGGACGACGACCCCGCGCGCTGGTTACTGTCCACGTCGATCATGACGCGTGCGTCGAGCGGAGCGCTCTCCGACATCCACGACCGCATGCCGGTCATGCTGAGCGACGACGTGGCCGAGACCTGGATCGATCCGTCGACCGCAGGTGACGCTTCGCTCCTCGACCGCGTCCTCGAGGCGAGCGACTCCGTCGTCGCCGGCGTCGCCTTCCACCCCGTCTCGAAGGCGGTCGGAAACGTGGCGAACACGGGCAGGGAGCTCATGGACCCGGTCGATCCGTCGGACGGCCAGTGA
- a CDS encoding FUSC family protein, whose product MRRLAAARAVRSARRIPLLQAVKTSLATVLAWLIAGIALPGELPVFAAVAALIVVQPSVNQTLVKALERSIGVVAGVTIATGVSLALGSAGWIVIVAIVVAIFASWALRLSPTSANQVAISAMLVLALGAATPEYAALRIVETLIGAATALVINALIVPPVAIGPAREAVDLLGRAVADHLEELGRALRRPIGRAELETLMIQARLLRPMREKAVTAVTEAEESLSLNPRRGSVGPLVAETDELLARLTALVNRVVGMTRNIHDEYEGSLIDDPVVAEIASQLERAGHDLRGVVDAGLGTVPEEDLEPPLLTAPVVVPRANPDHWILIGSLLEDLRRVREEIVGRSEAEG is encoded by the coding sequence GTGAGGCGCCTCGCCGCAGCCCGCGCCGTCCGATCCGCCCGCCGGATCCCCCTGCTGCAGGCGGTCAAGACGTCGCTCGCGACCGTGCTCGCGTGGCTGATCGCCGGTATCGCACTGCCCGGTGAACTCCCCGTGTTCGCCGCCGTCGCCGCGCTCATCGTCGTTCAGCCGAGCGTGAACCAGACCCTCGTCAAGGCGCTCGAACGCAGTATCGGAGTCGTGGCGGGGGTGACGATCGCCACCGGCGTGTCGTTGGCGCTCGGGTCCGCCGGCTGGATCGTGATCGTGGCGATCGTCGTCGCCATCTTCGCCTCATGGGCGCTGCGGCTGTCGCCGACGTCGGCGAATCAGGTCGCGATCAGCGCCATGCTCGTGCTCGCCCTCGGTGCCGCGACGCCGGAGTATGCGGCTCTCCGTATCGTCGAGACCCTCATCGGCGCGGCGACGGCGCTCGTCATCAACGCGCTGATCGTGCCGCCCGTCGCGATCGGCCCGGCTCGCGAGGCCGTCGACCTTCTGGGACGGGCGGTCGCCGATCACCTGGAGGAGCTCGGTCGCGCGCTTCGACGCCCGATCGGACGGGCGGAGCTCGAGACGCTCATGATTCAGGCACGACTCCTGCGGCCCATGCGGGAGAAAGCTGTGACGGCGGTGACGGAGGCCGAGGAGTCGCTGTCGCTCAACCCGCGTCGAGGGAGCGTTGGCCCGCTCGTGGCCGAGACGGACGAGTTGCTTGCACGGCTCACGGCCCTCGTCAATCGCGTCGTCGGGATGACGCGGAACATCCATGACGAGTACGAGGGCTCTCTCATCGACGACCCGGTGGTCGCCGAGATCGCCTCGCAGCTCGAGCGAGCCGGCCACGATCTGCGCGGGGTCGTCGATGCGGGGCTCGGGACGGTGCCGGAGGAGGACCTCGAGCCCCCGCTCCTCACAGCACCCGTCGTGGTCCCACGAGCGAACCCGGATCACTGGATCCTGATCGGTTCTCTTCTCGAGGACCTCCGACGGGTGCGTGAGGAGATCGTCGGCCGTTCAGAGGCCGAGGGGTGA
- a CDS encoding YceI family protein, which yields MTASSTIDIPGYKVGTWALDPSHSEVGFSVRHMMISKVKGTFGTFSGSFTTAENPTDSTATASVDVATINTKDEGRDAHLRSADFFDAETYPTIDFVSTGARDEDGDLKVDGNLTIKGITKPVTFDFEFGGFGQDPFGNYKGGATAQTVINREDFGLTWNAALEAGGVLVGEKVTITLDLQAVHQA from the coding sequence ATGACTGCATCCTCGACGATCGACATCCCCGGCTACAAGGTCGGCACCTGGGCTCTCGACCCCTCCCACAGCGAGGTCGGCTTCAGCGTCCGCCACATGATGATCAGCAAGGTCAAGGGAACGTTCGGAACCTTCTCCGGGTCGTTCACGACCGCCGAGAACCCCACCGACTCGACCGCCACTGCGAGCGTCGACGTCGCCACCATCAACACGAAGGACGAGGGCCGCGACGCCCACCTCCGTTCCGCCGACTTCTTCGACGCCGAAACGTACCCCACGATCGACTTCGTCTCGACGGGTGCCCGCGACGAGGACGGCGACCTCAAGGTCGACGGCAACCTCACGATCAAGGGAATCACCAAGCCCGTGACGTTCGACTTCGAGTTCGGCGGCTTCGGTCAGGACCCGTTCGGCAACTACAAGGGCGGCGCGACGGCTCAGACCGTCATCAACCGCGAGGACTTCGGCCTCACCTGGAACGCGGCCCTCGAGGCCGGCGGCGTGCTCGTTGGCGAGAAGGTCACGATCACGCTCGACCTCCAGGCCGTCCACCAGGCCTGA
- a CDS encoding EI24 domain-containing protein, giving the protein MNKRSRPSAAARFFTGAGYFWRGFAVWGTRPSLMALGAAPALIVGALVVAALVALGFFVDDLVVLLTPFADGWAAALRNTVRLAAGAAIVVAALLLVVVTFTALTLAVGDPIYERIWLRAERDLGEFDGPVELPFWAGIRRATASGLRLVGFTAVAGLVVFVIGLIPVAGTVLGPVCGWTVGGWAIARELLSRPVDARDLDRRTETAMRAADRPLVLGFGLMVYVVFLIPFAAIVAMPAAVVGSTFLFRRLAKPFEIAQANRE; this is encoded by the coding sequence GTGAACAAACGGTCCCGTCCCAGCGCCGCTGCCCGCTTCTTCACAGGGGCCGGCTACTTCTGGCGAGGCTTCGCGGTCTGGGGCACTCGTCCGAGCCTGATGGCCCTCGGTGCCGCTCCGGCCCTCATCGTCGGCGCGCTCGTCGTGGCGGCGCTCGTCGCCCTCGGGTTCTTCGTCGACGACCTCGTCGTTCTCCTCACGCCCTTCGCCGACGGCTGGGCCGCCGCGCTTCGGAACACCGTCCGGCTCGCCGCCGGAGCCGCGATCGTCGTCGCAGCGCTCCTCCTCGTGGTCGTGACCTTCACGGCGCTCACGCTCGCCGTCGGTGATCCCATCTACGAGCGCATCTGGCTGCGCGCGGAACGCGACCTGGGGGAGTTCGACGGCCCGGTCGAGTTGCCGTTCTGGGCAGGTATCCGCCGGGCCACGGCGTCGGGCCTGCGGCTCGTGGGATTCACCGCCGTCGCCGGCCTCGTCGTCTTCGTGATCGGTCTCATCCCCGTGGCCGGCACGGTCCTCGGCCCCGTCTGCGGATGGACCGTCGGAGGGTGGGCGATCGCACGAGAACTTCTCTCGCGGCCCGTCGACGCGCGAGACCTCGACCGCCGCACGGAGACCGCGATGCGAGCGGCCGATCGCCCGCTCGTCCTCGGGTTCGGGCTCATGGTCTACGTGGTGTTCCTGATCCCGTTCGCCGCCATCGTCGCGATGCCCGCCGCGGTCGTCGGTTCGACGTTCCTCTTCCGCCGCCTCGCGAAGCCGTTCGAAATTGCTCAGGCGAATCGGGAATAG